A section of the Babylonia areolata isolate BAREFJ2019XMU chromosome 31, ASM4173473v1, whole genome shotgun sequence genome encodes:
- the LOC143275897 gene encoding V-type proton ATPase subunit G-like, with protein MASQTQGIQQLLAAEKKAAEKVAEARRKKANRLKAAKKEADVEINNYKAERERQYKDYEARILGSKGDMEAKIETSTRQKIKDLNSNVDRNKEEALSKLLSIVLDIKPELHENLRI; from the exons ATGGCAAGTCAGACGCAGGGGATCCAACAGCTCTTGGCCGCAGAAAAGAAGGCTGCTGAGAAAGTAGCCGAAGCCAGAAGGA AGAAGGCCAACCGCCTGAAGGCTGCCAAGAAAGAGGCTGATGTAGAGATCAACAACTACAAGGCAGAAAGGGAGCGACAGTACAAAGATTATGAGGCCAGG ATCCTGGGTTCAAAGGGCGACATGGAAGCCAAGATCGAGACCAGCACCCGTCAGAAGATCAAAGACCTCAATTCCAACGTGGACAGAAACAAGGAGGAGGCCCTGAGCAAATTGTTATCCATTGTCCTAGATATCAAACCTGAACTGCATGAAAACCTGCGCATCtag
- the LOC143276156 gene encoding putative protein-lysine deacylase ABHD14B isoform X2: MGGAKSKSTDGIETKIISVPVHGKTLKIFSRQTFPEGSARLTVLLLHGQSFTSKNWEDIGTLRLLASWGYRAVAVDLPGYGKSGEVSLGGVSNAAFLSALVKEVGERPVIISPSMSGGFSLPYLFQNPRESCKKAAAFIPVAPAMTEGFLEKYSQSPIPTLIVYGSRDERRGFPSRDRLKRLPNSEVATIPDAGHACYMNQPEPFHNHLHDFLSKLQLRNLD; encoded by the exons ATGGGTGGAGCAAAAAGCAAATCCACTGACGGCATTGAAACAAAAATCATCTCTGTTCCTGTTCATGGAAAG acGCTGAAAATCTTCAGCCGACAGACGTTTCCAGAGGGCAGTGCCAGACTGACTGTGTTGTTGCTGCACGGTCAGTCGTTCACCTCCAAAAACTGGGAAGACATCGGCACACTGCGGCTTCTGGCGTCATGGGGGTACAGGGCTGTTGCCGTGGACCTGCCTG GTTACGGGAAGAGCGGAGAAGTTTCACTGGGCGGCGTGTCCAACGCAGCCTTTCTGTCGGCCCTGGTGAAGGAGGTCGGGGAGAGGCCGGTCATCATCAGTCCTTCCATGAGCGGCGGCTTTTCGCTGCCTTACCTGTTTCAGAACCCCAGGGAGAGCTGTAAGAAGGCTGCTGCCTTCATACCTGTGGCACCTGCGATGACAGAAGGTTTCCTGGAGAAATATTCTCAGAGTCCG ATTCCCACGCTGATCGTGTATGGCTCTAGAGACGAGAGGCGAGGCTTTCCAAGTCGCGACCGCCTGAAGAGATTGCCCAACTCAGAGGTTGCCACCATCCCCGACGCGGGACACGCCTGCTACATGAACCAGCCAGAGCCCTTCCACAACCACCTGCACGACTTCCTGTCCAAACTGCAGCTtagaaatttagattaa
- the LOC143276156 gene encoding putative protein-lysine deacylase ABHD14B isoform X1, producing MAAPTTRHNALSAFSLPQVGEYNGCRARDTLASSYHTKMGGAKSKSTDGIETKIISVPVHGKTLKIFSRQTFPEGSARLTVLLLHGQSFTSKNWEDIGTLRLLASWGYRAVAVDLPGYGKSGEVSLGGVSNAAFLSALVKEVGERPVIISPSMSGGFSLPYLFQNPRESCKKAAAFIPVAPAMTEGFLEKYSQSPIPTLIVYGSRDERRGFPSRDRLKRLPNSEVATIPDAGHACYMNQPEPFHNHLHDFLSKLQLRNLD from the exons ATGGCAGCACCGACCACACGACATAATGCTCTTTCAGCTTTCTCGCTACCGCAAGTTGGGGAGTACAATGGCTGCCGCGCGCGCGACACGCTCGCCTCAAGCTATCAC ACCAAGATGGGTGGAGCAAAAAGCAAATCCACTGACGGCATTGAAACAAAAATCATCTCTGTTCCTGTTCATGGAAAG acGCTGAAAATCTTCAGCCGACAGACGTTTCCAGAGGGCAGTGCCAGACTGACTGTGTTGTTGCTGCACGGTCAGTCGTTCACCTCCAAAAACTGGGAAGACATCGGCACACTGCGGCTTCTGGCGTCATGGGGGTACAGGGCTGTTGCCGTGGACCTGCCTG GTTACGGGAAGAGCGGAGAAGTTTCACTGGGCGGCGTGTCCAACGCAGCCTTTCTGTCGGCCCTGGTGAAGGAGGTCGGGGAGAGGCCGGTCATCATCAGTCCTTCCATGAGCGGCGGCTTTTCGCTGCCTTACCTGTTTCAGAACCCCAGGGAGAGCTGTAAGAAGGCTGCTGCCTTCATACCTGTGGCACCTGCGATGACAGAAGGTTTCCTGGAGAAATATTCTCAGAGTCCG ATTCCCACGCTGATCGTGTATGGCTCTAGAGACGAGAGGCGAGGCTTTCCAAGTCGCGACCGCCTGAAGAGATTGCCCAACTCAGAGGTTGCCACCATCCCCGACGCGGGACACGCCTGCTACATGAACCAGCCAGAGCCCTTCCACAACCACCTGCACGACTTCCTGTCCAAACTGCAGCTtagaaatttagattaa